A window from Balearica regulorum gibbericeps isolate bBalReg1 chromosome 1, bBalReg1.pri, whole genome shotgun sequence encodes these proteins:
- the ACTR6 gene encoding actin-related protein 6: protein MATLVLDNGAYNAKIGYSHANVSVIPNCQFRSKTARLKTFTANQLDEIKDPSGLFYILPFQKGYLVNWDVQRQVWDYLFGKEMYQVDFVDTNIIITEPYFNFSSIQESMNEILFEEYQFQAVLRVNAGALSAHRYFRDNPSELCCIIVDSGYSFTHIVPYCRSKKKKEAIIRINVGGKLLTNHLKEIISYRQLHVMDETHVINQVKEDVCYVSQDFYKDMDIAKLKGEENTVMVDYVLPDFSTIKKGFCKPREEMVLSGKYKTGEQILRLTNERFAVPEILFHPSDIGIQEMGIPEAIVYSIQNLPEEMQPHFFKNIVLTGGNTLFPGFRDRVYSEVRCLTPTDYDVSVVLPENPITYSWEGGKLISENDDFEDMVVTREDYEEHGHNICEEKFDI from the exons ATGGCGACGCTGGTGCTGGATAACGGCGCCTACAACGCCAAGATCGGCTACAGCCACGCGAACGTCAG CGTCATTCCCAACTGTCAGTTCAGATCAAAGACTGCACGCTTGAAAACCTTTACAGCAAATCAACTGGATGAAATTAAAGATCCCTCTGGTCTTTTTTATATTCTCCCTTTTCAGAAA GGTTACTTGGTGAACTGGGATGTCCAGAGACAAGTTTGGGATTAcctttttggaaaagaaatgtatcaA gTGGATTTTGTAGATAccaatattattattactgaaCCTTATTTTAACTTCAGTTCAATACAAGAATCCATGAATGAAATTCTATTTGAAGAATATCAATTTCAAGCAGTTCTTAGAGTAAATG ctggAGCTCTTAGTGCGCACAGGTATTTCCGGGATAATCCATCTGAGCTATGTTGCATCATTGTGGATAGTGGATACTCTTTTACACACATTGTACCTTATTGTagaagtaaaaagaagaaagaggcaaTCATCAG GATTAATGTTGGAGGAAAACTCTTAACCAACCATCTGAAAGAGATAATATCTTACAG gcAGCTACATGTTATGGATGAAACGCATGTAATTAATCAAGTGAAAGAAGATGTGTGTTATGTTTCTCAAGACTTTTACAAGGACATGGACATTGCCAA AttgaaaggagaggaaaatactgTAATGGTAGATTATGTTTTGCCAGACTTCAGCACAAtcaaaaaaggattttgtaaG CCAAGAGAAGAGATGGTGTTAAGTGGAAAATACAAGACTGGTGAACAAATACTTCGTCTAACAAATGAAAGATTTGCAGTTCCGGAAATACTCTTCCATCCTTCGGATATTGGCATTCAAGAGATGGGAATTCCTGAAGCTATTGTTTATTCTATTCAGAATTTACCTGAAG AAATGCAGCCTCATTTCTTCAAGAACATAGTTCTGACTGGGGGAAACACCCTTTTTCCAGGCTTCAGAGATCGGGTTTATTCTGAAGTTCGATGTCTTACTCCAACTGATTATGATGTTTCTGTTGTTCTTCCTGAAAA ccCTATTACTTATTCTTGGGAAGGTGGGAagctcatttctgaaaatgatgaTTTTGAAGACATGGTAGTAACTAGAGAAGATTATGAAGAACATGGACACAATATCTGTGAAGAGAAATTTGATATATAG